From a single Myotis daubentonii chromosome 5, mMyoDau2.1, whole genome shotgun sequence genomic region:
- the TMEM205 gene encoding transmembrane protein 205: MEEGGNPASLTKVVHLLLLSGAWGMQIWVTFVSGFLLFRGLPRHTFGLVQSKLFPFYFHISMGCAFVNFCILFPQHPWSQLTFWETSQLCLLFLSLTLATINARWLEPRTTAAMWALQTVEKKQGLGGEVPGRHQGPDLYRQLREQDPKYSALRQIFFRYHGLSSICNLGCLLSNGLCLAGLALNLRSL; encoded by the exons ATGGAGGAAGGCGGGAACCCAGCAAGCCTGACTAAGGTGGTCCATCTGCTGCTCTTGTCCGGGGCCTGGGGCATGCAAATATGGGTGACCTTCGTCTCAG GCTTCCTGCTCTTCCGAGGCCTTCCGCGACACACCTTCGGCCTCGTGCAGAGCAAACTCTTCCCATTCTACTTTCACATCTCCATGGGCTGTGCCTTCGTCAACTTCTGCATCTTGTTTCCACAACACCCCTGGTCTCAGCTCACCTTCTGGGAGACCAGCCAG CTCTGCCTGCTGTTCCTGAGTCTCACACTTGCCACCATCAATGCCCGTTGGCTGGAACCTCGCACCACAGCCGCCATGTGGGCCCTGCAGACCGTGGAGAAGaagcagggcttgggtggggaggTACCAGGCCGCCACCAGGGCCCTGACCTCTACCGCCAGCTGCGGGAGCAGGATCCCAAGTACAGTGCTCTCCGCCAGATCTTCTTCCGCTACCATGGCCTGTCCTCCATTTGCAACCTGGGCTGCCTCCTGAGCAACGGGCTCTGTCTTGCTGGCCTTGCCCTGAATCTCAGGAGCCTGTAG